The following proteins are co-located in the Desulfurellaceae bacterium genome:
- a CDS encoding nitroreductase family protein, giving the protein MDTLDCIRTRPAVRGFLPDPIPHAVVRTILEAGRQAHSQRNRQPWRFIVIQDKQTLTQLGALASSGSFLAQAPLAIAVAVEGAKNPPVDGTRAVECLMLAAWSEGVGSCWVGGLNRPQAKALLGIPDAAELITVVPFGYPTAEEQAHKKVRKRLSRLVYGERYGQTYQG; this is encoded by the coding sequence ATGGATACCCTCGACTGCATTCGGACCCGCCCGGCGGTACGTGGTTTTCTGCCCGACCCGATTCCGCACGCGGTGGTGCGCACCATCCTTGAGGCCGGACGGCAGGCGCACTCGCAGCGCAACCGTCAGCCGTGGCGGTTCATCGTCATTCAGGACAAACAGACGCTGACCCAACTCGGCGCCCTGGCCTCGTCCGGGTCTTTTCTCGCCCAGGCGCCGCTGGCGATTGCCGTCGCTGTAGAGGGCGCCAAGAACCCACCGGTGGACGGCACCCGGGCGGTCGAATGCCTGATGCTGGCCGCCTGGAGTGAGGGGGTCGGGTCGTGTTGGGTGGGCGGGCTGAACCGACCCCAGGCCAAGGCCCTGCTCGGCATTCCGGACGCGGCCGAACTCATCACGGTGGTGCCGTTCGGCTATCCAACAGCCGAGGAGCAGGCGCACAAGAAAGTCCGCAAACGGCTGAGTCGGCTCGTCTACGGCGAACGCTACGGCCAAACCTACCAGGGCTGA
- a CDS encoding LLM class flavin-dependent oxidoreductase, giving the protein MGGTKIGIGFGLWELGMPDPDTVINYAVSAEAVGIDSIWLSDHVVSRNPSLDTSCVMAAWSARTKKIKMGPSVLTLPARDPVQVAKTYATLDYISGGKNRVIMAVGIGANPKDCLASGIDPSERARRMEEGVQVMRKLWAEPNVSFEGQYYQFEDVTIEPRPKKGTLDVWIGGKTDQALKRTARYGDGWFPSFVSPDEFRAGMDKLHAYGDQYGREIDPREAGVLILTCVDTDRKRAQDIAGRFLQGFPLPQEAMVARCAIGTPEECIDKVQSYVDVGCSKFVLWPIVPPDELIPQVELYGKDVIPHFA; this is encoded by the coding sequence ATGGGCGGAACAAAGATTGGAATCGGCTTCGGGCTCTGGGAACTCGGCATGCCAGACCCGGATACAGTCATCAATTATGCGGTCAGCGCCGAAGCGGTCGGTATTGATTCAATCTGGCTGTCCGATCATGTGGTGTCGCGCAACCCTTCGCTCGATACCAGCTGTGTGATGGCGGCCTGGTCGGCCAGAACCAAGAAGATCAAGATGGGCCCGAGCGTTCTCACCCTGCCCGCCCGCGACCCCGTTCAGGTTGCCAAAACCTACGCCACCCTGGACTATATCTCGGGCGGCAAGAACCGGGTCATCATGGCGGTCGGCATCGGGGCCAACCCCAAGGACTGTCTGGCTAGCGGGATCGACCCGTCCGAGCGCGCCAGACGCATGGAAGAAGGCGTACAGGTCATGCGCAAGCTGTGGGCCGAGCCCAACGTCAGCTTTGAGGGCCAGTACTATCAGTTCGAGGATGTCACTATCGAGCCCCGGCCCAAAAAAGGCACGCTCGACGTGTGGATTGGCGGCAAGACCGATCAGGCTCTGAAACGCACCGCCCGCTACGGCGACGGCTGGTTTCCCTCGTTTGTCAGCCCGGACGAATTCCGGGCTGGGATGGACAAACTGCACGCCTACGGCGACCAGTACGGACGCGAGATCGACCCCCGCGAGGCCGGGGTGCTGATCCTGACCTGTGTCGATACCGACCGCAAACGCGCCCAGGACATTGCCGGTCGGTTTCTCCAGGGCTTTCCCCTGCCCCAGGAAGCCATGGTTGCCCGGTGTGCGATCGGGACGCCGGAAGAGTGTATTGACAAGGTCCAGTCCTACGTCGATGTCGGCTGCTCCAAGTTTGTCCTGTGGCCGATCGTGCCGCCGGACGAACTCATCCCGCAGGTTGAGCTGTACGGGAAAGACGTGATTCCCCACTTTGCATAA
- a CDS encoding YncE family protein, translating to MGRATTTAAALASFLWWGWTAALEAAPFAYIPNRTTANVSVIDLATNSVHGNPIPVGRGPTGVAVSPDGSRIYVTNQFDGTLSIIDAATHTTLGPAVRVGDQPFGVGVHPTGRFVYVANNASASVSVVDTAAQPPVSTRLRVGRAPTGLVVHPDGETVYVTNSSDDTLSVIDTRSHTVRPQTVPVGRAPFGIAIHPDGSHLYVANRIDDSVSVIDTANHSPVGSPIAVQNRPFGLSVHPSGAYVYVTNNTSRSVSVIGTTRHAEFGPPIPTAHAPAGISVHPDGSQVYVTQASNALAIIEVRTHQVLETLIPVAGAPIALGHFIGPAAPPR from the coding sequence ATGGGGAGAGCAACAACAACAGCTGCGGCGCTTGCCTCGTTCCTGTGGTGGGGCTGGACGGCCGCACTTGAGGCCGCGCCCTTCGCCTATATCCCGAACCGAACGACCGCAAACGTATCGGTCATCGACCTGGCCACCAACAGCGTACACGGCAACCCGATTCCGGTCGGTCGAGGCCCAACCGGGGTGGCGGTCAGCCCGGACGGCAGCCGGATATACGTGACCAATCAGTTCGACGGCACGCTGTCGATTATTGACGCCGCGACCCACACCACGCTTGGCCCGGCGGTCCGGGTCGGTGACCAGCCGTTCGGGGTGGGTGTTCATCCCACGGGTCGCTTTGTGTACGTCGCCAACAACGCCTCGGCCAGCGTGTCGGTTGTCGATACCGCGGCCCAGCCTCCGGTCAGCACCCGGCTGCGGGTCGGCCGAGCCCCGACCGGCCTGGTGGTCCATCCCGACGGCGAGACCGTCTACGTGACCAACAGCAGCGACGACACGCTGTCGGTCATTGACACCCGCAGCCACACCGTCCGGCCCCAGACCGTCCCGGTCGGACGCGCTCCTTTCGGCATCGCCATTCATCCCGACGGCTCTCACCTGTATGTAGCGAACCGGATTGACGACAGCGTATCGGTCATTGACACTGCAAACCACAGTCCTGTCGGCAGCCCGATTGCGGTTCAGAACCGGCCGTTTGGACTGAGCGTCCATCCCAGCGGCGCCTACGTCTACGTCACCAATAATACCAGCCGGTCGGTGTCCGTGATTGGCACCACCCGCCACGCCGAGTTCGGTCCTCCGATCCCGACCGCCCACGCCCCGGCCGGCATCAGCGTCCATCCCGACGGTTCACAGGTCTACGTCACCCAGGCCAGCAACGCGCTGGCCATCATCGAGGTCAGGACCCACCAGGTGCTGGAAACGCTGATTCCGGTCGCCGGCGCACCTATCGCGCTCGGACACTTCATCGGCCCGGCCGCGCCGCCGCGCTGA
- the asnS gene encoding asparagine--tRNA ligase, whose amino-acid sequence MIETGGAIRDLLAKPVGTAVEARGWVRTHRRSKRVHFLQLNDGSCFETLQVVADADRIADDTLDRATTGACVRVTGELVASPGKGQAVELQAHAIQVYGSADAASYPLQKKGHSMEFLREIAHLRPRSNTFGAVFRVRNALSFAIHRFFQERGFLYIHTPVITGSDAEGAGEMFGVTTLDLLNLPRTPSGEIDHSQDFFGQPVFLTVSGQLEAEIFALAFSNVYTFGPTFRAENSNTPRHLAEFWMVEPEIAFCDLDDNCRVAEDFLKYVIGAVLDSCQSDLEFFNQRIDNSVLETLEHVVGSPFERVAYTEAIRLLERATDQGRSWEFPVSWGVDLHAEHERYLTEEVFKRPIIVTDYPQDIKAFYMRRNDDGRTVRAMDVLVPRIGEIIGGSQREERHDVLLNTIREQGLQEDHYWWYLELRKYGTVPHAGFGLGLERMMMYLTGMKNIRDVIPFPRTPGSAAF is encoded by the coding sequence ATGATTGAGACAGGCGGGGCAATACGTGACCTGCTGGCCAAGCCAGTCGGCACCGCAGTCGAGGCCCGGGGCTGGGTCAGAACCCACCGCCGCAGCAAGCGGGTCCACTTTCTCCAGCTGAACGACGGCTCGTGTTTTGAGACGCTTCAGGTCGTGGCCGACGCCGACCGGATTGCCGATGACACGCTCGACCGGGCGACCACCGGCGCTTGCGTCCGGGTGACGGGTGAGTTGGTCGCCTCTCCCGGCAAGGGCCAGGCGGTCGAGCTGCAAGCCCACGCCATCCAGGTCTATGGGTCTGCCGACGCGGCCAGCTATCCGCTCCAGAAAAAGGGCCACAGCATGGAGTTTCTGCGCGAGATCGCCCATCTGCGGCCGCGCAGCAATACCTTCGGCGCTGTCTTTCGGGTGCGCAACGCGCTGTCGTTTGCCATTCATCGCTTTTTTCAGGAGCGGGGCTTTTTGTATATTCACACCCCGGTCATCACCGGCTCGGACGCCGAGGGCGCGGGCGAAATGTTCGGCGTCACCACCCTCGACCTGCTCAACCTGCCCCGTACGCCGTCGGGGGAGATCGATCACAGCCAGGACTTTTTTGGCCAGCCGGTCTTTCTGACGGTCAGCGGTCAGCTCGAAGCCGAGATCTTCGCCCTGGCCTTCTCCAACGTGTATACCTTTGGGCCGACGTTTCGGGCCGAGAACTCCAACACCCCGCGCCACCTGGCCGAGTTCTGGATGGTCGAACCGGAGATTGCGTTTTGCGATCTTGACGACAACTGCCGGGTCGCCGAAGATTTCTTGAAATACGTCATCGGCGCGGTGCTCGACAGCTGCCAGTCCGACCTGGAATTCTTCAACCAGCGCATCGACAACAGCGTGCTGGAAACCCTGGAACATGTGGTCGGCAGCCCGTTTGAGCGGGTGGCCTACACTGAGGCGATCCGGCTGCTGGAGCGGGCGACCGACCAGGGCCGGAGTTGGGAGTTTCCCGTTTCGTGGGGCGTGGATCTCCATGCCGAGCACGAGCGCTACCTGACCGAGGAGGTGTTCAAGCGGCCGATCATCGTGACCGACTACCCGCAGGACATCAAAGCCTTTTATATGCGTAGAAATGACGACGGCCGCACCGTCCGGGCCATGGATGTCCTGGTGCCGCGGATCGGCGAAATCATCGGCGGCAGCCAGCGCGAGGAGCGCCACGATGTCCTGCTCAACACCATCCGTGAACAGGGCCTCCAGGAGGACCACTACTGGTGGTATCTGGAGCTGCGCAAATACGGTACCGTGCCCCACGCGGGTTTCGGCCTCGGCCTGGAGCGGATGATGATGTATCTGACGGGCATGAAGAACATCCGCGACGTGATTCCGTTTCCCCGCACCCCGGGTTCAGCGGCGTTTTGA
- a CDS encoding NAD(P)/FAD-dependent oxidoreductase, which yields MATSSQTTQAADTGPDEQFDAIIIGAGIAGLYQLYRLRELGLSVRVYESGTGVGGTWYWNRYPGARFDSESYSYGYSFSEELLQEWDWSEHFSPQPETERYLNYVADKFDLRRDIRFSTRVAAATYDEATTCWQVQTDDGRQARARFLITAIGVLSAPYIPDFAGRDSFEGESFHTAQWPKEGRDFSGKRVAVIGTGATAVQLITEVAKQVGQLTVFQRTANYCAPLRNGPIDPHTQQQIKKSYPEIFQKCRASFGGFIHDFDPRSALELSEEERLARYEELWSQPGFGKWLGNFGDIMTDLEANATFSEFVRNKIRERVTDPAVAEKLVPKDHPFGTKRVPLESGYYEAYNRDNVSLVDLHETPIERITPQGIKTSAAEYAFDTIIYATGFDAVTGAFDRIDIRGQDGHTLKDKWAEGPRTYLGLQSAGFPNLFTLVGPHNGATFCNIPRCIEQNVEWVTDCLRHMREHDYRRIVATPEAEDVWTAHVNEVAADTLLLHTDSWFVGANIPGKKRTFLMYAGGSPAYRDKCDEVATRGYAGFRLSQ from the coding sequence ATGGCGACTTCTTCACAGACCACGCAGGCGGCCGACACGGGGCCGGACGAGCAGTTTGACGCGATCATTATTGGCGCCGGTATTGCCGGGCTGTATCAGCTGTACCGGCTGCGGGAGCTGGGGCTGTCGGTGCGGGTGTATGAGAGCGGCACCGGGGTGGGCGGCACCTGGTACTGGAACCGCTATCCTGGCGCGCGTTTCGATTCCGAGAGCTACAGCTACGGCTACTCGTTCTCCGAAGAACTCTTGCAGGAGTGGGACTGGAGCGAGCACTTCTCCCCCCAGCCGGAGACCGAGCGCTATCTCAACTACGTGGCGGATAAATTCGACCTGCGCCGCGACATCCGGTTCAGCACCCGCGTTGCCGCCGCCACGTATGACGAGGCCACCACCTGCTGGCAGGTCCAGACCGACGATGGCCGGCAGGCACGGGCGCGCTTTCTCATCACCGCCATCGGGGTCTTGTCTGCGCCGTATATCCCGGATTTTGCCGGACGCGACAGCTTCGAGGGCGAGAGCTTTCACACCGCCCAGTGGCCCAAGGAAGGTCGGGACTTCAGCGGCAAGCGGGTGGCGGTCATCGGCACCGGGGCAACTGCGGTCCAACTCATCACCGAAGTCGCCAAGCAGGTCGGCCAGCTGACCGTCTTTCAGCGCACGGCCAACTACTGCGCACCCTTACGAAACGGCCCGATAGACCCGCACACCCAGCAGCAGATCAAAAAGAGCTATCCTGAAATCTTCCAGAAATGCCGCGCGTCCTTTGGTGGCTTCATCCACGACTTTGACCCGCGCTCGGCGCTTGAACTCTCGGAGGAAGAGCGGCTGGCCCGCTATGAGGAACTGTGGTCCCAGCCCGGTTTCGGCAAATGGCTGGGCAACTTTGGCGATATCATGACCGATCTTGAGGCCAACGCCACGTTCAGCGAGTTCGTCCGCAACAAGATCCGCGAGCGGGTCACAGACCCGGCGGTGGCGGAAAAGCTGGTGCCCAAAGACCACCCGTTCGGCACCAAGCGGGTGCCCCTGGAGAGCGGCTACTACGAGGCTTACAACCGGGACAACGTCTCGCTGGTCGATCTCCACGAGACACCGATTGAGCGCATCACCCCGCAGGGGATCAAGACCAGCGCTGCCGAGTACGCCTTTGACACGATCATTTACGCCACGGGCTTCGACGCCGTGACCGGCGCCTTTGACAGGATCGACATTCGCGGGCAGGACGGACACACGCTCAAGGACAAGTGGGCCGAGGGACCGCGCACCTATCTGGGCTTGCAGAGCGCGGGCTTCCCCAACCTGTTCACCCTGGTCGGCCCCCACAACGGCGCCACCTTTTGCAATATCCCGCGCTGTATAGAGCAGAACGTCGAGTGGGTGACCGACTGCCTGCGCCATATGCGCGAGCACGACTATCGCCGCATCGTGGCCACGCCCGAGGCCGAAGACGTGTGGACCGCCCACGTCAACGAGGTGGCGGCCGACACCCTTTTGTTGCATACTGACTCGTGGTTTGTCGGGGCGAATATTCCCGGTAAGAAGCGGACTTTCCTGATGTACGCCGGCGGTTCGCCCGCCTATCGGGACAAGTGCGACGAGGTAGCGACCAGGGGCTATGCAGGGTTTCGGCTGAGTCAGTAG
- a CDS encoding EcsC family protein: MKALQVVQTIAAYGIDGVGPLSSAKELAQEYLNDSSYSSNDERVDALIRWETSKNFGSGFLTGLGGLTTLPASVPAALGASWAIQARMSAATAVIHGYDVHEDRVRTFVLLTLLGDAGKEVMRQAGIKIGRRVTLALIKKIPGRVLIEINKKVGFRLLTKAGERGVVNFTKAVPIIGGLVGGTVDAIACQVVGQFAKKCFGSELSPRALLFDVEQPHATADYYQLPQLTPSARLSKENLL, from the coding sequence ATGAAGGCGCTGCAAGTTGTCCAGACAATCGCGGCTTACGGTATAGATGGCGTAGGACCACTGAGTTCAGCGAAGGAGCTTGCCCAGGAATATCTTAATGATAGCTCCTACTCCAGCAACGATGAGCGGGTGGACGCTCTTATCCGTTGGGAAACAAGTAAAAATTTCGGCTCAGGCTTCTTAACTGGTCTTGGCGGTCTCACAACACTGCCCGCCAGCGTCCCAGCAGCGCTGGGAGCCTCATGGGCCATTCAGGCTCGTATGAGCGCTGCGACCGCAGTGATCCATGGTTATGATGTCCACGAAGATCGCGTTCGGACCTTCGTTCTTTTGACATTGCTGGGCGATGCCGGCAAAGAGGTTATGCGACAGGCCGGAATCAAAATCGGCCGGCGCGTGACTCTTGCGCTGATAAAAAAGATTCCTGGACGGGTGTTGATCGAAATCAACAAAAAAGTTGGTTTTCGATTACTGACCAAGGCCGGGGAACGGGGAGTCGTCAATTTTACTAAGGCAGTCCCGATCATCGGAGGGCTTGTTGGTGGAACGGTTGACGCAATAGCTTGTCAAGTAGTTGGCCAGTTCGCAAAGAAGTGCTTCGGCTCTGAGCTTTCTCCGAGGGCTTTGCTCTTTGATGTGGAGCAGCCACACGCTACGGCCGACTACTATCAACTGCCTCAGCTGACCCCGTCTGCTCGGCTTTCTAAGGAAAATCTTTTATGA
- a CDS encoding type II toxin-antitoxin system MqsA family antitoxin, translating into MKCAICQHGRTADGYTTIVLERAQTTVVFKKVPAKICSTCGEEYVSAAVNEALLRQAQEEARRGVALEMLDFAA; encoded by the coding sequence ATGAAATGCGCTATTTGCCAGCATGGACGGACTGCGGATGGCTACACGACCATCGTCCTGGAACGCGCCCAGACAACCGTAGTCTTCAAGAAAGTCCCGGCAAAAATCTGTAGCACTTGCGGGGAAGAATACGTTTCCGCTGCGGTGAATGAAGCCCTTCTTCGCCAAGCTCAAGAGGAAGCAAGACGCGGCGTCGCCCTTGAGATGCTCGACTTTGCCGCATAG
- a CDS encoding histidine phosphatase family protein: MPSQGPLTVHLVRHGETEWNRDGRCQGITDIPLTPKGLSQAEAVAATFAAKRPGLILSSPLQRALETARRIAEPHGLGCETVAALREWDQGELEGLTGAQLLGEHTEFFHRWQQDPAHTPPPGGETLETLQSRAWPVVDRLREQACDGSVVVVSHTMTIATILCAALGLDLGNIHHLKIDLASRSTIVFSQFGLFSLWRLASLNDRHHLADRLR, encoded by the coding sequence ATGCCGAGCCAGGGTCCGCTGACTGTGCATCTGGTCCGTCACGGCGAGACCGAGTGGAACCGTGACGGACGCTGCCAGGGCATCACCGATATTCCGCTGACGCCAAAAGGCTTGAGCCAGGCCGAGGCGGTCGCCGCCACCTTTGCCGCCAAGCGTCCCGGCCTGATTCTGTCCAGCCCCCTGCAGCGCGCCTTGGAAACCGCGCGCCGGATTGCCGAGCCGCACGGCCTGGGCTGTGAGACCGTCGCCGCCCTGCGGGAGTGGGATCAGGGCGAGCTTGAGGGCCTGACCGGCGCGCAGCTGCTGGGCGAACACACCGAGTTCTTCCACCGCTGGCAACAAGACCCGGCCCACACCCCACCGCCGGGCGGCGAGACCTTGGAAACCTTGCAGAGCCGCGCCTGGCCGGTTGTTGATCGGCTGCGCGAGCAGGCGTGTGACGGCTCGGTGGTAGTGGTGAGTCACACGATGACGATTGCCACGATTCTGTGCGCGGCGCTCGGCCTCGACCTGGGCAACATCCACCACCTCAAGATCGACCTGGCGTCACGCAGCACCATCGTCTTCAGTCAGTTTGGCTTATTTTCGCTGTGGCGCCTGGCCTCGCTGAACGACCGGCATCATCTAGCGGACCGGCTGCGCTGA